Within the Dialister hominis genome, the region AAGCGGATGTCGTAGCAGACAGCCATGGAGCAGGCGACACCGTCCAGATTGAAGTGGGCGAGGTGGTCTCCCATACGGAAATAGCCAGGTTCACCGGAGAGGGAAAAGCCGTGGATCTTATCAAAAGTTTCTGCAATCTTCCCTTCGCGGTTGAAAACATAGGAGCGGTTCAGGATATCATTCCCGATCTTGGCAGCGACCGTTCCTCCGACGATATTGACATTGTTGTTTTTTGCGAACGTGGAGAGCATTTCCTGCGTTCTTTCTCCGTTCTTGTCAGCAAGTTCGTCCAAATGCTCCGCGGGAAAGAAGCCGACATTCCATGTCTCAGGGAGCACAAGGATGTCCGGTTCGTGCTTCATGGCCTTTTCCATGAGCTCCAGAGCGTGAGCGTAATTGACGTCGGGCTTTCCCAGCTCGACATGCATCTGCAGCAGTCCGATTCTAAGTTTCATATATCCTCCTTTTCAGATGAAATGCAAGGGAAACTAAATCTTATCTATATTATAGCATTCCTGCATGATAAAAAGACCGCGGCAAGGGCTGCGGTCTTTAATTTTACGAACTTTATGCAAAGAATGCGGTGCATGCGTCAACCAGGTAAGCGGTATCCTTGACGCCGGCTGTCTCGTAGGAAGAGTGCATAGCCAGCTGTGCAAGGCCGATATCCACGGTCGGCATAGCCACTTTCGTGTTGGAAATGTTGCCAAGCGTCGATCCTCCGGGATTATCGCTCCTGTTCGTGAAGGTCTGCGTCGGGATATGATTCTCTTCGCAGAGATTTCTGAAGTAAGCGGCGGAGAATGCATTGGTAGCATAACTCTGGCGGGCGCTGAACTTGACGACGATACCTCCGTTGATGACGGGGCGGTTCACAGGATCAGCGTATTCCGGATGATTCGGATGGACAGCATGCGCATTGTCGGCAGAAATCATGAAGCTTCTGGCAATGGCGGCCATCGTCTCATCATAGGAAAGGCCCAGCGAAGAAGCAAGGCGCATCAGGACATTGTAAAGGAATGTCGAACCGGCGCCCTGAGCTGTCTGGCTTCCCACTTCTTCATTATCAAAGAGGGCATAGACGGAAATGGCTTCTTCCTTCTTTCCGAGGGTGAACCCGCGGAAAGCGGCAAAAGCGCACTGCAGGTCGTCGAGCTTGGGAGAGGAAACGAATTCACGTTCTTCGCCCCAGATCGTGCCGGGCACGCGGCTGTAAAGATAAAGGTCATGAGCGAGGATATCTTCTGCTTTTACTTTGGCTGATGCGGCAATGACATCCATGAAAGGCGTCTTGCCGGAAGACAGACCATAGAGGGGAAGAAGATCCTTCTGCACATTCCAGGACTTGTTCTGGTTCACCTGGCAGTCCATGTGGATCGCAACGGAAGGGATGACAAGCATCGTGCCGTCGACAGCGACGAGCTTCTGGGCCAGATGGCCGTTTTCCCTTGTAATCAGGCGGCCTGCTACGGAAAGCGGGCGGTCCATCCAAGTGCTCATGATCATGCCGCCATAGCCTTCCACATTCAGACGGACATAAGGGCCGTCCTTGATTTCAGGATTTTCCTTGATCTTGAACGTAGGGGAATCGCAGTGAGCTGCGGCGATGCGGAAGAACTCTCCGCCATTTTCAGGCACGGCAAAAGCAACGAGCGCACTGCCGTCCCTGGTGACCACGTATTTCCCGCCCTTTTCAATCTGCCATGTATCTTCTTCGCGCAGCTCAGTAAAACCCGCGTAAGCAAGCGCAGCTTTCACACCGCGGACGGCATGGAAGACAGAAGGGGACTTGGCGATGAAATGGAGCAGGTCGCGGCTCATGTCATCAGGCGTATTTAAAGGTTCCATTATTTCTTATGGTTGACTTTTCTCTGATAAACAGCTTCAGCCATTTCAGCGCGGGCTTTGACGACCGGATTGGTGGAGTTGACGGAAGTTGGTGTGAAGTTGCTGGTGTAGTGCAGCGTCTTCGTTTCCTTTTCCATCTCAACGACCTGAATGGTGCCTGCTGTACGGTCATAAGCGTATGTATAGGTGCAGGTGCCGTCCGGAATCGTCTGAATAGCTACGAAATTCAGGATTTCATGGCCGTTCGTTGTTTTCTTCAGGCTTGTTTCATCAAGATCGATCGTCGTCGTGTCGTTGTACTTCCAGTAACTTTCAGCGGAGACGGTCAGTGTTCCTGCGGCAATGGCAGCAGCGGCAGCCAGAGTCATCAGCATTTTTTTCATTAAAAATCACTCTCTTTCAAAAACGGGGATACTGTCCCTTGAAGTGGATACTATTCGGTGTATAACCTTTTCCATTATATCATAAAAATGAGAAATGAAAGAAGAAACTATTGGTTAAGAGTCAATTTTCTTGAAATTCGAGGCATAAGAAACTGAAGCTTATGCAGCTAAACGATTGGAGGATCATTTCAAGACCATGCTGCAGGCCGTGAAGCAGGAAGAAATCTTCATTCCCAGGAAATTCTCGTGTCCTAAGCCTGAGGAGGGTTTCCTTTTTCCATGGGTCCTTTTTGTTTTACTGCTGTTTCCGGTTCAGCCAGTCTTTGATCTGGAATGGAGGCGGGTTCTTCTTGTCAATGGCAGGAGGGGTTTTAAAGGGGATTTGCTGGTTTTCTCAAAATTATTCATTGGCTTTGAGTCACTTTTTCTTTTTTCAGAGGCCTTTTCCGTATATAATGAATATAGCGGGGCATGTGGCTCCGGAAAGGAATATATATGACAAACTATGCAATGATCGTGTCCTATGACGGGACGCGCTATGAAGGATGGCAGAAACAGACCCGCACGAAGGAAACCATTCAGGGAAAGATCGAGGATGCGCTTCTTCAGGTGACAGGGGAGGTCTGCCAGGTGAATGGGGCCGGTAGAACGGATGCGGGCGTACATGCCAAGGGGCAGTGTGCCAATTTCCGCCTGCCATTCCAAGTACCGGCCGATAAGCTGATGGATGAATTGAACCGTGCTCTTCCTGATGATATCGGCATCATGTCTTTGAAGGAAGCAGCGGAGAATTTCCATGCGCGCTTTTCTTCCTCGGGGAAACGGTACCGCTACCGCATCCGCATCGGAAGTCTCAAGAATGTATTCGAGAGACGGTACGTGTGGCAGCTTGGAAAGCCGCTCGATGTGGAAGCGATGAGAAAGGCGGCCCGCATTCTGGAAGGGACACATGATTTCACTTCTTTTACCAGCAACCGCCATATGAAGAAGAGTGCGGTCAGGACGGTCGAGGAAATCCGCCTGACGGAAGAAGAAGGGGAGCTTCGCATCGACTATACGGGAGACGGCTTCCTTCAGAATATGATCCGCATCATGACAGGGACGCTCGTGGAAATCGGCGAGGGTAAGAGAAGCGCTGATGATCTTGCCACAGTCCTTGAAGGGAAAGTCCGTGCAGAGGCCGGCTTCACGGCCCCGGCCGCAGGACTCACACTCCTTCGCGTATTTTACGATTAAAAGGGGATGTGACAAAATTCATCCCAACAAAAAAGGCTCTGCCCCGGATCATTTGGTCCGGGGCAGAGCCTTTCGTGTTATAATTTTTTACAATGAAAAATAACAACACTAGCAATCATTTTACCGCAGAACAAGGCATTTTGCCAATGTTTCCCTCTGAGATTCTCAATGTCGATGATCCTGTTTTAATGTATGACAGATTTATGGAGGAAATCGATCTTAAAAAGTACCTTCGTTACATACCGACGCGTGGCGCTGGCAGACCCAGGTATAATCCCGTCAACATGCTGAAAACGATCATCTATGGTTTCGCAGAAGAAGGATATTGCTCTTTTAGAAAACTTGAAGATAATTGCAGGGTTAATATCAGATATATGTACCTGATGAATTATGAAGCCCCATCCTATCGGACATTCTGTCATTTCGTGAAGGGCTTTCTTAAGTATTCTCTCAAGGATATCTTTTATTCAATTACGAAAGAACTCTGCGGCAAACTCAACGTGGATTTGCAGCATATATATATTGACGGTTCCAAGTTTGAAGCGAACGCAAATAAATACAGCTGGGTATGGAAGAAATCCGCTGAAAAATCCCGCTACAAGCATTTTGCCAAGATTACCAGCCTTTTTGAGTTACTCAATGATGATCTTAAGTATGACCATATGAGTGTAAACATCAATACAGAATACGCTCCGGACTATCTGCGTCTGGTATTGGATAAATTAAAAGAAATCTGGCAGATTGATGAGACGGCCTTTGTTCATGGAAGCGGGCATCGCAAGTCCGATCATCAACGCAAGTATGAGCAGCTTAAGGCATATACATCAAAACTTGAAGAATATGTTGAGAAGATACAGATATGCGGTACTTCCAGAAACAGTTATTCGAAGACCGATACGGATGCAACATTCATGCGAATCAAGTCGGACTACATGGGAAATGATCAGCTTCTGCCTGCATACAATGTCCAAATAGGTGTTGCCGATGAATTTATTGCCGTAATTGATGTTAACCAGTATCGTTCAGATATGGATTGCTTCGTACCGCTGATGGAGGAATTCCACGAAGTCTATGGGGCTTATCCTAAGTATCCTGTGGCAGATGCAGGATATGGATCTTTCAACAATTACATCTATTGCGAGCAGCACGGTATGGAAAAGTATATGAAATTCCCCATGTACAAGAAAGAAACGAAAGACAAGAAATACCATACCAATCCGTTTCGGCCAATAAACTTTAGAGTTGATGAGAATGGAACCATCCGTTGTCCAAATGACAGGGCTTTCAAATTTATCTATAGACATCTGGTCAGAGGGAACTTATACGGCAGGCAGGAGGAAGTATTTGAATGCGAAGACTGCCAAGGATGCCCGCTGGCAGAGCAATGTAAAAAGACCCCGAAGAACAAAAGAATCTCATTGAGCAGAGAACGGAATAACATGTACCAGGAGGTTCAGGATAATCTGGAAAGCATCCATGGAGCCCTGCTAAGAATGAACCGGTCAATCCAGGCTGAAGGAACTTTTGGAATCATGAAACATGACAGATGGTACAAAAGAATCGTCAGAAAAGGGATAGATTCTGTAAAAGCCGAGTTATACCTGGTAGCACTTGGCTATAATTTAAGGAAATACATCACAAAAATAATGCGTATAAGGATTGCCGCCTAAGACAATATAATTAAAAGTCTTATGGGGGTAAGGGGGCTTACGCGCATTTTTACGTAAAAGGCTTACAGCAGAGCTAAAAATGATGAAATAAAGACGCAAAAAAGAGGCTGCAACAAAATGATTAACCATTTTGTCACAGCCCCTTTTAAAAACTTCTAATTTATCTGATAACCATGACGGGGCATTTTACGTGGCCTAAAACATACTGGCTGACGCTTCCCATGATGAAGGAGGAAATGGCGCCTCTGCCGCGGCTTCCCATGATGATCATGTCGATGTTGTTGTCTTCGGCAAGGGAAGTGATGACACGGCCCGGATCGCCGATCTTGACGAGTGCAGTCAGTCTGGTGCCTACCGGAATCTGCGCTTTCAGATTGCTTAAGACTTCTTCTGCTTTCTTTCTCATGGAAATGAAGCCGTTTTCATCGAGTGTGACCTGCAGGACAGGATAGGCAGCGTCGTTCATGTCAGCTACGTAGAGAAGGAAGAGTTCCGCATTGTGCTTGATTGCCATATCAAGACCGACTTTGAAAGCTTTTTCGGCAGTTTCAGAGCCATCAACGGGGACAAGGATTTTCTTGAATTCCATTCAAAACACCTCCGGGTTAAAAAAGTAAATATGCCGCTCTCTTATATCATTATACCATGAGACTTATTCTGAAACAGGGATTGAGGTTAAAGATTTGAATATTCTTTCTGATTTTCCGAAAAAAGGAGAACATATGAAATTAAAATCAGGAAAGAAACTGCTGGGAGCTCTTCTTCTGGCATCGCTTGTCGGATTTGCATCACTCCCGGCGGTTTCTGCAGAAGATGCAGCTCCCGCTGACGGGAATGGGCCGGCTGTCGAAACGAGGGAACCTTCCTATCCGGCAGTCAACGGACATTACAAGAATGAAGCATTCGGCATGGAGTTCGATCTTCCGGCCGCTTATACGGAAGATGCAGGAAACAAGCCGTACATGTACCAGGCACATCTTACGGATTACAATATGGGTCTGATGGTCCTGATGCAGGGAAGAAAGGCAGGAATTTCCGACAGCCGCCTGAAGGAAGAGGTGAAGCAGGTCGAGGAAATACCGGACCAGATGGCTAAGGGCTCCAAGGACGTGAAGATCATGGACAAGAAGATGGTGAAGGCCGGCGGCTATGACACGCTCCAGTTTGCCGTCCGCGGCGAGCATGACGGGAAACCGTTCATCAGTGTTAATGATTTCATCCTCACAAATTCTGCGACGTACATGATGAGTTTCACCATGAAGGATACGGATTACAAGAATAATCAGAATGAAATCGATGAAATCCTGAAGAGTGTCAGCTTCTTCACTGTATGGAGGACAGAGCCGGTCCGCACGACGAAGTATGCATACGACCTTCCTGTCGATGTGAAGGTGGGAGCTTCCGGAGGCATCAATCCGGACCATATCCTTCTTGGAACGAATGGAAGACTTTTGACGGGTGTTATGGTTGTGAAATCTTCGAAGAGAAGCGCACTTTCTTTCTGGCCGGAAAGTCTTTCAGGCCTCACGGAACAGCAGAAGAAGGGAGTCCTTGATGGCCTTAAGGGATATCTTTCCCTCGATCCTGCCATGAAGGAAGCCAAACATCTCACGATGGATTTCGTACAGATGAAAGCAGGGGATGCAGTCAGGGTCGATTATGATATCGATGATGACCATACGTCTGCCTGGTATTTTGCAAAGGACAAGAATTCCATCTGCTTCGACTATACGTATGGAAAGGAAGATGCCGATTATGCAGCAGGAATCGTTGAAAAGTCGACAGCATCCATTACGCTGTAACAGGTGATTTCCTTTTTATAAAAGCTCCTTTATAATAGAGGAAATGAGTATGACGGAGGTGCGGTTTTGTTATTTAATCTTTTTGGAAGCAATAAAAAACAGGAATTTATTGATGGATATGCCCAGAAACTGGCTGATGCGGCTGTCGAAGGTGAAATCGATGCAGATCTCCTGGAAGAACTGATCGATTATGCCCGCGAGCATGACCTCAGCAACAAGCAGCTCGCCAGTGCACAGGCGCTTGCTTGTGACAAAGCCTTCGAGGAGCTTTTCCAGAACGGGTACCTGGATGATGACGAGTATGACCTCTACAAGGATCTCATCGATACCTGCTACATGCTGAAGGAAGACCAGAAGTACAAGTACACGACGATTTCCAAACGCTGCAATGCAATCTACAAGATCCAGGAAAAGGGCCTTCTTCCGAAGGTGGATCCTGAATTTGCCAATGTGGATTACAGGGAGGGCGAGGACCTTCACTTCGCAGGCCCGGCCAAGCTGATGAAGGAAGAAAGCGGCGCAGAAAAGCTCTCTGGCGGCGTCATTGCCAAGGGCACTTTCTATAAGACG harbors:
- a CDS encoding carbon-nitrogen family hydrolase, encoding MKLRIGLLQMHVELGKPDVNYAHALELMEKAMKHEPDILVLPETWNVGFFPAEHLDELADKNGERTQEMLSTFAKNNNVNIVGGTVAAKIGNDILNRSYVFNREGKIAETFDKIHGFSLSGEPGYFRMGDHLAHFNLDGVACSMAVCYDIRFPELIRREALMGVDLFFVPAAWPKIRNTHWVRLNQARAIENQFYLAAVNQAGRSGGLEYAGNSLLLDPWGEEICRLEDEEEIAFGRIDTDVIQEVRSQINVFRDRRPDIDKITAE
- a CDS encoding M18 family aminopeptidase; the encoded protein is MEPLNTPDDMSRDLLHFIAKSPSVFHAVRGVKAALAYAGFTELREEDTWQIEKGGKYVVTRDGSALVAFAVPENGGEFFRIAAAHCDSPTFKIKENPEIKDGPYVRLNVEGYGGMIMSTWMDRPLSVAGRLITRENGHLAQKLVAVDGTMLVIPSVAIHMDCQVNQNKSWNVQKDLLPLYGLSSGKTPFMDVIAASAKVKAEDILAHDLYLYSRVPGTIWGEEREFVSSPKLDDLQCAFAAFRGFTLGKKEEAISVYALFDNEEVGSQTAQGAGSTFLYNVLMRLASSLGLSYDETMAAIARSFMISADNAHAVHPNHPEYADPVNRPVINGGIVVKFSARQSYATNAFSAAYFRNLCEENHIPTQTFTNRSDNPGGSTLGNISNTKVAMPTVDIGLAQLAMHSSYETAGVKDTAYLVDACTAFFA
- the truA gene encoding tRNA pseudouridine(38-40) synthase TruA, giving the protein MTNYAMIVSYDGTRYEGWQKQTRTKETIQGKIEDALLQVTGEVCQVNGAGRTDAGVHAKGQCANFRLPFQVPADKLMDELNRALPDDIGIMSLKEAAENFHARFSSSGKRYRYRIRIGSLKNVFERRYVWQLGKPLDVEAMRKAARILEGTHDFTSFTSNRHMKKSAVRTVEEIRLTEEEGELRIDYTGDGFLQNMIRIMTGTLVEIGEGKRSADDLATVLEGKVRAEAGFTAPAAGLTLLRVFYD
- a CDS encoding IS1182 family transposase, coding for MKNNNTSNHFTAEQGILPMFPSEILNVDDPVLMYDRFMEEIDLKKYLRYIPTRGAGRPRYNPVNMLKTIIYGFAEEGYCSFRKLEDNCRVNIRYMYLMNYEAPSYRTFCHFVKGFLKYSLKDIFYSITKELCGKLNVDLQHIYIDGSKFEANANKYSWVWKKSAEKSRYKHFAKITSLFELLNDDLKYDHMSVNINTEYAPDYLRLVLDKLKEIWQIDETAFVHGSGHRKSDHQRKYEQLKAYTSKLEEYVEKIQICGTSRNSYSKTDTDATFMRIKSDYMGNDQLLPAYNVQIGVADEFIAVIDVNQYRSDMDCFVPLMEEFHEVYGAYPKYPVADAGYGSFNNYIYCEQHGMEKYMKFPMYKKETKDKKYHTNPFRPINFRVDENGTIRCPNDRAFKFIYRHLVRGNLYGRQEEVFECEDCQGCPLAEQCKKTPKNKRISLSRERNNMYQEVQDNLESIHGALLRMNRSIQAEGTFGIMKHDRWYKRIVRKGIDSVKAELYLVALGYNLRKYITKIMRIRIAA
- a CDS encoding universal stress protein; translated protein: MEFKKILVPVDGSETAEKAFKVGLDMAIKHNAELFLLYVADMNDAAYPVLQVTLDENGFISMRKKAEEVLSNLKAQIPVGTRLTALVKIGDPGRVITSLAEDNNIDMIIMGSRGRGAISSFIMGSVSQYVLGHVKCPVMVIR
- a CDS encoding PsbP-related protein, which translates into the protein MKLKSGKKLLGALLLASLVGFASLPAVSAEDAAPADGNGPAVETREPSYPAVNGHYKNEAFGMEFDLPAAYTEDAGNKPYMYQAHLTDYNMGLMVLMQGRKAGISDSRLKEEVKQVEEIPDQMAKGSKDVKIMDKKMVKAGGYDTLQFAVRGEHDGKPFISVNDFILTNSATYMMSFTMKDTDYKNNQNEIDEILKSVSFFTVWRTEPVRTTKYAYDLPVDVKVGASGGINPDHILLGTNGRLLTGVMVVKSSKRSALSFWPESLSGLTEQQKKGVLDGLKGYLSLDPAMKEAKHLTMDFVQMKAGDAVRVDYDIDDDHTSAWYFAKDKNSICFDYTYGKEDADYAAGIVEKSTASITL